Proteins encoded together in one Pantoea sp. CCBC3-3-1 window:
- a CDS encoding type II toxin-antitoxin system VapC family toxin, whose protein sequence is MRYLLDTNVISELRKARTPKMDVHVAQWTETVEAGDMFVSAITLMEIEKGILQVSRRDSSQGNMLRNWFESAVLREFAGRVLPFDTETALYCASLHVPDHRSANDAMIAATAYRHGMIVVTRNTQDFEGLGVKVLNPWGWIQ, encoded by the coding sequence ATGAGATATTTGCTCGACACCAATGTGATATCTGAATTACGTAAGGCAAGGACGCCGAAGATGGACGTCCATGTTGCTCAGTGGACAGAGACGGTAGAAGCGGGAGACATGTTTGTCTCTGCCATCACCCTGATGGAAATAGAGAAAGGCATTCTCCAGGTCTCACGCCGGGACAGCTCTCAAGGCAACATGCTGCGCAACTGGTTTGAATCGGCCGTATTGCGGGAGTTTGCTGGTCGCGTCCTGCCTTTCGATACTGAAACGGCCTTGTACTGCGCAAGCCTGCATGTGCCGGATCATCGTTCAGCCAACGATGCGATGATCGCTGCAACGGCTTACCGTCACGGGATGATCGTGGTGACGCGCAACACGCAGGATTTCGAAGGTCTGGGCGTAAAGGTGCTCAATCCGTGGGGCTGGATCCAGTAG
- a CDS encoding type II toxin-antitoxin system Phd/YefM family antitoxin gives MTITTLSSRTFNQQVSQAKKLAESGPVYITDRGEPAHVLLTFADYKKLTGSQRNIQDALAMPGVAELDFEPERGNIGFRDVDFS, from the coding sequence ATGACCATCACCACTCTCTCCAGCCGCACCTTTAATCAGCAAGTCTCGCAGGCGAAGAAACTAGCTGAAAGCGGGCCAGTCTATATTACGGATCGCGGTGAGCCAGCCCATGTATTGCTCACCTTTGCCGACTACAAAAAGCTAACCGGTTCACAACGTAATATTCAGGATGCGCTGGCGATGCCGGGTGTGGCTGAACTTGATTTTGAACCAGAACGTGGAAACATCGGATTCAGGGACGTGGATTTTTCATGA